GGACAcagtatgtaaacccactgtggtaatGCCATCAACCAGCCACTAAGAGACAAGCTTCCCATTCCCATTGGAGCAGATATAATGCAATGAATGGCACTTACCCTTCCAGAAACTTCTGTAGTCCCTTCATCCTTTCGGTTACCTGACAACTGTTAGTCTGACTGAAGAACGGGTTCCATGGAGGCAGCTTGGGGAGGTCTCTGGGGAGGACACGGACAAGAACATCAACAGAATGAAATGCATGCCAGTGATAGGAGGGTTGGGAAGActttctaaaaaatatatatttttggtcttttcgtctttatttatgatagtatagtgaagatggtgacaggaggtgaatggggggagagagacagggaagggccggcaaaggacccggaccgggaatcgaacccgggccggctGCCCTACCGTTAGGGCCGGTAAGAAGTTTTTAACTTCAAAAGCTGAATGCATCAGAAATCAGGGATTTCTCATAGGACTGTCAACGACAAAGCTGCCAACAGTCCTGCTTTCTCCCATACTTCAGACCTTTTTTCCATCCCCATGCTTTCCTAGTACCCTCTTACTGCAATCTATGATATTCTGATTCTTTAATTTCTTACTCCCAAGCCCATTCCAGGCACCACATAAGTCACCAATATTTTGCTATAATGTTGACAGAAGGGGTGCTGCAGTGACTCAGTGAGCTAAAATGCTGTACCCATAAACCAGGGATGCGGGTTCGCATTCAAACGCAAACTCATTTGCCAAGCCTTCCCCGCTGTCTCTCCCATACCAATTCTCTCATCCTAAATGAATTATGTATAATATTGATTATCTATATATATTTTACAGCCATCCTTAGGGCCATTACTGTAGCCCTATAGCGTGGGGCCTCACATGAGCAGTGCGTTGTCCTGTAGCCTCTGGCGTAGCCACACAAACTCGCTGTACCGCCGCCGAACACAGGAGCTCTTCTTCCTAAAGCACATGCTATtcgtctggacacacacacacacacacacacacacacacacacacacacacacagatcttcaATCAATCACTGTCCATTCTTGctgcaaatttcagttcaatttcCAAGTTACATAGAGGTATTTTTAATTCACATAAAAGTTATAAAGTAAAGTTATACCCCACCATAGCAACTAAAAAGAAGGATCAGAAAACCAATTGATTTCTCCCTAACACACAAGAAAATCAATGCAGCTGTTCAGACAGAGTCATGGATGCTTGCAAAACAACGTCAAGGCAAACAATAACAACCACACTCAAATTGAGGCCAACAGCCAACAAATGGTGACTGAATGTAAACTTACATGTATGGTGATCTCATAGTCCAGATGCTTATGCCAGAAGTCGTCTCTGTGAGTGTGGGGATCCCGAACACATACGATGACAAACTCCTGAGGACACTGCGGGCCAGACACACATGGGTTCAGTCGGCTTGGGTCATTGTAAACTGAAtcaatgaggtcaatggggtcaATGTGGTACAACGACAGCTAAAGCACATAAATGAATtaataattggtaattaatgcacAACCATTGAATATGCTTAttagataatccagtaaaaataaacaaacaccccGCATTAAAGCCATACAATAGCGCCATTTACTGTGGTTGCATCACTCAACTAAGTAGGCTACAGAACAACCCTGAGGCAATCTCAAACTTTCAGCAGCACTTCAGAAGCAAAAGCTTGCACTCTGCAAAAAATATCTCAAAATGAGTATTAGAATATCTTGAGTTTTGGGAAATTAtataaaaacacattttggtcAGTATAACCATAATCTATTGAAAGCTGTGGAAATGCTTACCTTTTTCAGGCTGTCAGTCAGGTCTTCCATTGTTCACACACTGGCCAAGAGCAAAATGATAACAAATACGTGATAGAAGAAGAAACACAACACCACAATAAGTAGAATACACAAGTCGTTTCtgaacacagtaggcctatcttatacAATATCCATTTGAGCCATTGATCATCTCCCacgcaccagccatcatccaaaaCATTTGATTCGAAATGGGAGGAAGACGAAAATGGCAAAATACTGTGCACAATCCTGCGTAATTTCCTTTGTTTCCAGTTGATTGCTTTGTTACTGTGCACGTCATtgccttcattaggcctagtcTTTTTTCACTAAGCCGTCTCAGGCCGGTTTCCAGTGCAGCGTCAGCAAaccaaagcaaaaaaataaacccaagtacaagtaaaaaaataataataatactacaaaGTGGGCTACTCATGATAGCTACTCAACACTTGATGAAACGTAGTCTATTAGCCTActatccatccgtgtgtgtgggtgggtgggtgagagcgTGCATGTTTGGATATGCGATGTTAGGCTGATTACTGCAGGCCTACTCATGTGTGCTATGTTTAGGCTACAGCAGTGAgcagcaataatgtgtattatgtctctgtgtatgttttgtatctgAGTAGGCTATTTATGTAAGATgttggacaccttcatttccctcaggaCTAATAAAAGTTAGTTAATCTAGAAATAGGATACTCTACACCTATCCACTTACGCACAAAGGCCCCAGCGGTGACGTGCCCTGAGCTTTAGCTGGAAGCATACCAGCTCAACAATTTCCCAACGAAATGTGTCTGAATTGAGTTAGGAAAAAGCGCATTCACCAAAGCAAACCCTATGCATGACCGTCTCCGTCTACACTTCACGAACACCATTTGGAAACTTCAGGAGTTCTAACAACAGAATGAAACTCTTAACAGATGACCCCTGGATGAACGAGGCTCTTCACAGCCTTGCTACGTAGGCAATAGAAATAAGCAATTCTGACATTCGGCTAGGCCTATGTGAAGTCGAAAACCAACAACAAATGCCGATCTTACCTTTTCTGTGTCTCCTCTGCTCGGTGGTCCAGCCGCGAGCACTCAACTTCTACTGGGTCTGATCTGACGCGCTTTCTAAAATCAATTAGGCTACCCCAAGTCCCCACCTGAAAAAGGTCAAACCACGCCCCGGTGTCTCACACCGCTTTGAAAGCTGTCTGAGCACTAACGCACGTGCAGCTGGTATttaatcagccaatcagaaagccATTGGCGGCAATCTTTTAAATTACTAATAGACCCCCCCCTCACCCATGTTCTATTCAgcatcacccccccaccaccttgTTTATCTTCACAAGTAGCCTAGTGTATGCGCCGCTTTCTCTTGTAGGCCTATCTTGTGACTAATTGTATAGGTCATTTGTCAATATCTGTCATGGGAGTCACACATCCACAGGTGTTGGTTAGCTTATAATATAACAGTAGCCTCGTTGTTTACTGCCCATCACCACATCATTGGCccattgatttttattttttttattttatttaacacagCATTATGGCTAGATATACTTAGCCTAGTCTTCAGGCTGCTGAAGGGCAGGTTTCAGGAATCATTTTATCTACTATTTATTATAACCTACAGTTGGTAAATCAACCAAAAATGACTAATATGAAATGAAGAACAAATAAGGCATAATGACAATGGTCTTTCTCAcaaaagtttattattattattattattttttgccaATGATGTTTCTTGAGTTTAGCCTACTGTGTCATAAATTTGACAGTgccaacaaaaagaaaacaaactttcTGACTGGTCCTCCAGTTAGGCAGTTACATAATTGACTTTCCCCTGATTATGAAAACGAACTTATGGCCTCTGCTCTTCTGTCTGATTATTGGCTGCCTTTAGTTGAATCAATTGCCCGGTGAACAATCCACTGTCTTCAGTGGAAGGTCACTAGGCCTTCTGAGGGTACAAAGTAGTCACTGAACTGGTTTCTGTTCAAACCAGTACAGTGCAGGGTGGGCTGGTTGTTTGACCCGGTGGACCTTGTTGGGCAGCCGCGGACTATtggacacaaaggggtcagttgtcctaggtTCAGGGAGGAGTCAGGGGACACTACTGATGGTGCAAGGCGGTCATGGCAATCATTGGACTGGTTTCTGCACCTTCCATTTTTACAGGACATTGACATCTGAAATGACCCTTTCACTCAATTCATTTTcactcaataggcctacatacgtcATGGGGACACAATTCTTGCCCTCACAAGATTAAGGGGTTGGACCTtaagggaagtcgacagggggacAAAAGTGGTCAGCTGCCTGTCCTGGACTGGGGGGGTACAGGGCCTGACTACGATGTTcagaggcccctaggctacaggttgctgtaggctccCCATGAGATGCAAATTCTACAACAAAACTACTTTGACAGCATCATAACTCTAAACCAGGAATAAAGCACATTTGCCAACTAGTGGATAGGGGTATTAACCAGATTTGATAGTCCATTAAACATGATATACCAATTTATTCAATGCAGTGTATTTCCGTAACTCTGCTttaaaaaacaaccaaacaaccCTTTGGCCTTTTGGGGGGCCCTTaagctgcagacatatctagcctgcaCTTTAATCCCTGGGGGTGGTGACGGCCAAGGCATCGACACAGCTATCAGCAACTCCGGTAATCTGTGGCCGGAGTGTCTCCCGTAGACAGGTTGCGCTGTGTCCCccactcagggaagctgacagggggggacaaaggggtcaattgtcccgggcccggggagagatggggcccagaattcggtcttcattacattgaatgtattgacttGCGGGCCCTTTCTgagggctttgtcccgggcccagccaaagctgtcagcggccctgcccccaCTCACCTGTTGGTGCGTATGAGGATTTGAAACCACAGCCCAGTGGATGCGGAAGGAATTCTAACACAAAAGACTAAGTTGGACCCGCAGCTGTTGGGACCTAGCATCAGACAGAGGGTCCAACTCAATCTAGTTCCTCCCGCcctctccttgtgcttgtggcctcatgatgcaaGGCCGTACGTCAATAGCAAAAGAAGTTTAATTCTCTCGCAAAAGTACAATTCaatggtcattttctcatttgcaatcgggatgttgaataggTAAAAGGCCCTCAAGAGTTGTCCTTCCTCCCCACTGCTCTAACCACAAGACTAAGTGGTTTTGCCTGTCGCTGAAGGGTCAGTCAGGGGGTTGCACTGTGTCCCCAACACACCTGTTGGCGTATGGAACCGAACCCCGATACGTTTGCCACTTGGGGCTTGAACCTAGCATCTACCAGTCAAAGCTCAAGGTTGGGCATGTGAGGCACAGAGCAATACAGCTGAGCTAAATATCCAGACCAACAGCTACTGGGGCTACTGCTTcagtgctactgatactgtatgatagTGGGGCATTCTGAAATGGGAGAAGTATGGTGGGTGTTACGTAAAGGACACCAAGAGTGTGTGAAGCGTACGGGTCCGCTTCCCaaagggaggaaggggaagaCAGTGGGACTGAGTGGCCCGCATCATGGGACTCACAAACCCATGACAGAAAATACCCTTAATGAATGCCAAAGTCTGGAATGTGATCATGTCAATACTGTTGACTGCTACTGTTGACATTTTGTCCTGTCAATGTAATAAACCGCTAAAGTAgatatatttgtatttgtattgaagGGGCCCAAGACATTTCAGGATTTCTGTGTTCCCAATGAtatggtgttgtgtggtgggtgTTACTGCCCACCTCTGATCTAGGGCAACAGAGTGCAGATGATGGCCTACATCATGGGACCTACAAACCCATGACAAAAAATACCCTTAATGAATGGCATAGTCTGGAATGTGATAAGATACCTTTCACTGCTACTGTTGACTGTTTGATAATGGGGTGCATCAAAGAAGAGATAGGCCTATAGATCTACAGCATTACGACAAAGATCACCTGCCCATGGGTTATAGCCTACTACTTGAGGCAAGCGAATGGCTTAcattcatacctgcaaactcaggaaggttgaaaaaggtgacaaactaatcgcggcGCCGCGGCAAACCCGCGagggcccccccagccccccccaaccccccgttCTGCCACGAAAAAGAACAGTTAAAAAGacgataatatatatatacacaaggCTTACACTATTAGAAATCAGACTTCTGAACTAAttttattcatcaccagccaatatatgtCTTACAAGCCACCCAGACGCAATTCTAGGTTaagctgggaccccaagcgaaaactcaacaactaggcctactgttgtttaaagtcttagctgttattcaccatctactttgggggccccaagcggctgcctatttagcctagtgacaagaagcgcctctgcactcaccacctgtcaaaatttaAATTGTCCTATTTATTAttaccagccaaaaggagggagcacaCGGTCACTTGGggttgtcttaactttgagccccactgcaatTGACTATGAAAGCATTTGCTGCTTTTGGCTAAAGAGGGTAAGTTAAATAATAGGGAAATGTACAATATAATAAGCTGTATAAAATAGTACCAAGGCATTTTAgtgaatttatgaatgaatgagagcagaatttcagcatttccccaatacaatggtgttgtagcctactatgaagaagcattggattgtagaaaaagataaagacagatgtcatctaggttaataggctatttagattaataATATGATGTCCTTGGTTGCTAACATTAAATTCATGATTGCACACGTTGCAAGATGAGTCATATAGCTATTGAGACATATAGCCATTGCTATGTattcctctgacgtttatgaaggtttcatcgagtgtgtaTCTGACATAAGGGAACCAAATTTAATTCTCTATtaatctgccaatttatagcgcagtcagtccctgcctaccgtcattctaacacattttctcactctgaagtattCAATAGCGTTTTGGTCAAATATCAAAACAGTAATATATTGCCGTCAATTTAAATAAAGCGAAACATCCATGTTAGGACCGCAGACCTGCTGCCGTTGGGctatatttattttcacaagtggacgGGCTTAGCTAATGAAACAgttcacaattcccaaaccctgctgaaatcctttacctttgaaacggcgatttggacagcggtcatttgtaaaagGAAGGCGACAGTACCTAGGTAGAAGATAATAACAGGGGGGGATACATGTATGTGTTTCGCGACcgaccaccgtttcatcagctgttcactccgACTGGAGCAAGTATGTCTGGCTGCGGACTGTAGCGCCATATCCCTCTCTATAtccctgtcggccatcttggcccaGGCAGCCCATCCATGtccctgtcggccatcttggcccaGGCAGTCAATGCAATCATGTTGTACGGTTAAAAACCCATCTCCCTGTCGGCCATCTCGACTAAGAATCGTTAAAACTACCATGGGACATTTATTGATGCATTTAACTGACGGTTATTGTATTGCAGGATTTTGTTTAAGAGTCTGTTAAAATCCACTAATcagcaaaataggcctacttaaacattaatattttactttttttttgtttaaatcatgACAAGTTTAGTGTACACAAGTCCTACAATGTTCAGTCTTTAAAATTCACGGCAAAGAACCTTGAAATAATGAGTATTGTTGCACTTACCTTTGATTAATCACATAGGCTGCATGTTAAACTAAGATAACCCAAATATAAACATAAAATGCATCTTTCTTTGATTTAAACTTGTCATGATAACAAAGGGCGCCCAAACATCCACAACTCCCGGTAGATAggtctacttctacttctagatATTACTGTTTAAAGACTTAGCCAAATGGAAAAGACAAGGGAAGGCCAAAGTAGCCTATGTTTTCAATTGGTTCAATTAAATCAAATTTGTTTATTAGACAAACACAGTTTTAAATCCACCAAAGACAGACCAggacaatcaaacaaaacaaaaaaaaaacacaaaaataaacttTTAATTAAAATATGAATAATTACATATGTGCAGACATTTAACTATGTGcactctcagcctctgaagcatcgTATTTGTTAAGATAAGAAAGCAAACACAATACTAAATGAAAACAACTGAAGTATAAACGtgtacataaataaaacatttactaCACATTTCCAAGAGTGGCTGTTATTCTGATATCATCCAGGAAGACCGTAATGGTGAGATTAGAAAAGAACATTTTCTCAACTGGAGTTGTTTTGGAGTGTGTGGGAGAGTCAAAGGAaatgttgggagtgtgtgtgtgtgtgtgtgtgtgggtgggtgtgtgtttgtttgtttatgagtgTTAGCCGTTGTAAATCGAATACAAACCCACAGGCTCAACTAGCTTATTAGGTACTTATCTAAACACTGTTGCACTGAAATGCTGACAATATTTTGGTAATAACAATTAATTCGCCTCCCATCTTTGTTTCAGTTGGCCAAGTGGTTGCTTACCGCAACACCACTAGGTGTGCGCAAGTTCATTGCACTGCCAGACACAGACCTTGATACCAAAACTTTAGGGAAAGTGTGAGTGTTAGGGTGGGCACATGTTGCCAGTACGGCCTGGCAGTCCTTCGAGAAGTCCTCCATGTCCTCTTGTATTTCGAAGTCGAACACAAAGGGCTCCAtgtccacctccactcctctacccgTCCTTTCAACCCTTATTGGTCAGCAGTCACTGCACAGCCTGGTGGATGTCCGTCAACAGCAGGAGCTCATTCTAAAACAAAACCATTCAAGATGTGTTAATTGTAGACACATACTGTGTCTCAGAGGGCACACTTGTGCACCTCAGGCACtaggtttcagtgtgtatggcagaTTGCAGGGACCtcgaactcaggcccggggggcaaatctggcccgctgagtccttttattcggcccacaaggtcatttcaaatgtgcattacagttggcccacacaccattaatgtatagtgtatgaAAATGACATTTGGTGTCACAGGAATATAAGTGGGCACAGGCCAATGGAACAGCTCACACTAATATGCAGCTCAATATTTGCAGTAGTGgaatgcattggcactgcccttacaattcgattacgattcaggaggtaacgtGCATACTTTTTCAATACATTGATCACTTGGCCATACTGTTCAACAGTCTGCTTTCTACGGCATAGACCTACGGCACGACTCTGCTATGaactaggtcaggtggctactgttgcgcgaatcactggtgtatgaaaaaactgtgataaaacggtgaataaacaaagattttttttgtatcaaaatggTGTCACTAAAGAAAAAATACCTtgtttttccaaaaataataccttttgaggaaatgtacaacttttaatgccattaaattttggctttttaatttatcaccttttaatactttttacaaccctgcatacaccctgagtagtggaatgcattggcactgcccttacaattcgattacgattcaggaggtaacgtGCATACTTTTTCAATACATTGATCACTTGGTTGCATTACGGTACTTCACTAGGTTGCATTACTCCTTCATACTATGCAAATGCTGCAACTGATCACCTTGATCTTGTGATTGCTTTGGGTGAGGGCTGGGCAGAGTGGCAGGATGGCTGTGGAGAGAGgataaaaaaaatgagaaaaagtgAAAGACGCGATGGAAAagtcccatcgtcattgtgacacagcacacattgaAATGACATTAATGCTGCAGCCCAGTTGGTGCCCCAGGGGAGCATTGCAGCAGAATGGTACCATGTGCAGGGTGGGAAATGGGGAGAATAATAATTGTTAATAATCACCCTCTCCACTTTGGCAGGTTGGGAATAAAACTGACAACATTCAGGGTACAAATCTgactagggctgggacgattaatcgactaatcgtgactaatcgactataaaaattagtcgacaagaattttcatagtcgactaattgtTTAATTTAAATCAATGCTTTTTTAcgtacttttctaatgctttattactttattgaaacctaaaattgcccagcacgtatgaattggatgttgtatctcggagtaaataagctaccatCATGATTTAAAGTTCATtatgagctcagggacctaatttcaacagtttctttctttttcccccaatttccttgaggattaaagtgctagagtacttgaaaaatgtaTCGTTTGACTAATTGACTATTCGAAGAAattagttgatagattaatcgggagaaaaataatcgtttaggacagcc
The Engraulis encrasicolus isolate BLACKSEA-1 chromosome 20, IST_EnEncr_1.0, whole genome shotgun sequence genome window above contains:
- the LOC134435698 gene encoding sorting nexin-10A-like, translating into MEDLTDSLKKCPQEFVIVCVRDPHTHRDDFWHKHLDYEITIHTNSMCFRKKSSCVRRRYSEFVWLRQRLQDNALLIDLPKLPPWNPFFSQTNSCQVTERMKGLQKFLEGVLSSPLLLSDSRLHLFLQSELSVMKIEACAQGHTRYSVAEAIQSCRCDTPPVPSEDEESKASCDSDCDSTTSSGCHSMEPAASGCDDPCCNTPFRASILR